In Streptomyces paludis, the genomic stretch CTCCGGGCGGGGGTCTTCTTTGCGTTACGGGCCCTGTCGGCCCTCGCGCTGGTCCAGCGCCTCCTGGACAGCCTGCGTGATGCGCTCTGTCAGGATCCCGTTCGTCTGGTGCGTGATCTGCGCGAGCTGGCGATCCTGCTCTTCCAGGCGCTGGTTCTGCGCCTCCGTGCGTCCGTCCAGGTACATCGCCGCCAGGATCGGCGTCACGAGCGCGATGTACGTACCGGTCGGCTTGCCGAACGCCGTCAGCACGGTCACGCCCACGATGATGACGATCAGCGCCGCGAGCTGGAAGCCGGTGGGCTTCATGGTGATCATTCCCCCCTCAGTGATGGTGGCCGCAGGCGGTCCAGCGCCTCGGCCGTAGCCCTGTCCAGGACCCCCGTCACGGGGAGCTGGAACAGCTTCTGGACGCCCCGCAGGCCGGCGAGGGTCGCCGGGTCCATCTCGCCCGTCTCGGGCAGCTTCAGCGCCCGCTGAGCGGTGCGCATGGCGTCGCGTTCGCCGACGTTGGCCGGCGCGATGATGACGCGCTCAGGCGGCCAGGTCATGCCCGCTCCGGCCAGTGCCAGGTGCCGCCGCGTCCGTGAACTTCGTCCTGACAGAGACGGGTGTCGAAGAACA encodes the following:
- a CDS encoding peptidoglycan-binding domain-containing protein; this encodes MTWPPERVIIAPANVGERDAMRTAQRALKLPETGEMDPATLAGLRGVQKLFQLPVTGVLDRATAEALDRLRPPSLRGE